TTGCATGCGACTCAAACTGAGCAGGGCCGGGATTATCCGAGTTGGCGGGAAATGGTGGCCGCCCAGGGCGAAGCCGACCATTTGGGGCCCCGCGTTGTTTCCTGGGAAGAAGGCGAAGGCCCCCTCGCGCGCACCGAAGAGGGCTACAGTCTGCCGATTGACAGCCTGTATTTTTCACAACGGCGTTCGATTGAGGGTGACGGGATTGTTTTGGCAAGCATCGCGCGCGACAGCAATCCGGAACGGAAAGCCGAGCCGTTTATGGTTCGCAAAGTGCGCGGCAAAGGGCAGATCATTTTTATTGGAACCACGCCAAGCGATCAATGGAGCAGCCTGAATTTTTCGATCGTGATGCCGATTATGCTTCAACGAATGGTGACGGCGGGGGCCGCCGCCGGATCCGGCCGATTTAGCAGCGATCGGATGTTATCGGCGGGAGACGATCCCTCGCGCACCGGTGAGCGCTGGGTTTCGGTAGGTGGCGAGGAAGGCGAGAGTCGTGATTATAACACCGAGGCAGGCGTGTATCGTCTCGGTATACGGGTAGTGGCCGTGAATCGGCCCGAGCGTGAGGATTTGGCCCCCTCGCTGGGTGGCGATAAGGCGGTAGCCTTATTTGGAGAAATGCCGGTGGCACTCTTTTCGGAAAAACGGGAAGGCACTGCCGGTGATCCCAAGGAAATTTGGAAATGGTTCCTCGCCCTGATGGCGGTGGCACTATTAGTGGAAGGATTTCTCATTCTGCCCAAGAGCACGGATGAACGTGTGGTCATCAGCCGACCCACTACGGGCAAAGTGACTGCAGAGGCAAAATAATGGACAACGTGAATTTAAGTGATTGGACGTTTCAAACGCTGGACACCTCCGGCTGGGTGTTGCCGTTTTGTTTATTGGTGATGGCAGTCACGGTTTGGGTGAGTTGGAGCAACTGGCGTCGCCGTGGCGGTAAAAGTGTGGCGGCGTTGGAATCATTGCGCGTGGTGATCATGGCGATGATTCTATTCACGCTCTGCCGTCCGGAATTTATCAGCGTTACCCAAAGCGAAGATCAACCGGAAGTGGTCATCCTCAAAGACGTTTCCTCCAGTATGACCACCCGCGATGTGAAGCTCGGGCAACACGATGTCATCACCCGTGAGGAATGGTTGGCCGAGCAAATCAAAACTAATTTTTGGAAAGCGCTTGAGGGCAAAGCAATCGTGCACGTACAGGATTTTGGGATGAGTGCGACCAATGCCGGAACGGGAATTGCGGATGGCACCGACATGTCAAACGCGCTGAACCTGACACGCACCCGAAAGAACATCAAGAACCTCAAAGCGGTGTTCATGCTCGGCGATGGCGATTGGAATTTTGGCGACCCACCACAACAGGCCGCGATGCGTCTGGGCGCGAAAAAAGTGCCAGTGTACACCCTCTCGGTGGGCAGCGATCGGGCGCAGAAAGATTTGGTGCTCGAATCGGTGAATCCGCCCACCTTCGGGCTGCTGGGCGAGCAAATTTCTATCCCCTTCCGCGTGCGAAGCCATTTGCCGGTGGCGGTAAAAACACAGGTGCGGCTCACCAGCTCGCGCGGCGCAGCGGTGAGTATCGCGAAGCAAATCACCATCCCCGCATTCGGGCAGGTGCATGATTCGCTGGTATGGGCTCCGCATGATTTGGGGGACTACACGTTGACGCTGACGTTACCGGTTTGGCAGAGCGGTTTGGAAAAGGAATTGCTCGAAGACAACAATCGCCAAACGTTCCATCTTTCAGTGCGCACGGAAAAACTCAACGTGTTGGTCGTGGAAAGTTACCCACGCTGGGAGTACCGATTCCTGCGCAACGCGCTGATGCGGGATCCGGGTGTGGAGCTAAGCGTGCTGCTGCTGCATCCGGAGTTGGGACCGGGAACGGGTCCAAATTACATTGGGCGTTTCCCGGATACACGCGAACAGTTGAGCCGTTTTGATGTGGTGTTTCTTGGGGATGTCGGTTTGGGCGACAAGGAACTTACCAAGGAACAGTGCGAATTGCTGCGCGGTTTAGTGGAGCATCAGGGAAGCGGGCTCGTATTTTTGCCCGGTCAACGCGGGCGCCATCATTCGATGGTCGATCATCCCATTGGCGAGCTTATGCCCGTGTCGTTGAGTCCGACGAACACCGAAGGTCATTACATTCCCAGTGAGTCACATTTCAAATTGACCTCCACCGGGCGCGGGCATTTCTTAACGATGCTCAAGGCGGATGAAGGGATGAATGAGGCAATTTGGAAAACGTTGCCCGGCTTCTTTTGGTGTGCACCGGTGGAGCGCGCGCGACCGAGATCCAGCGTCTTGGCCACCCATTCTACCAAGCGCAACCAATATGGCTATTTGCCGGTGCTGGTCACCCAGCCCTTTGGCGCCGGCGAAGTGCTCTTTATGGGCACCGATGCCGCCTGGCGTTGGCGACGCGGAGTAGAAGATTTGTATCACTATCGGTTCTGGGGTCAGGTAGTGCGTTGGATGGCGCACAAGCGCAAAATGGCGCAAGGGCAGGGGATGCGCCTGACCTTCAGCCCGGAGAATCCCAAGGTGGGTGATGAAGTGTTTTTGCAGGCCACCATGCTGGATCTATCCGGCGGGACCACGGCTCCGGACGTGCGCGCGCGCATTACGGCGCCCGATGGCAGCACAAGCGACTTGGAGTTCACCGCGATTGAGGGGGGCTGGGGGGTGTTCAAAACCAAAATGGCCGTGCCTCAGGGTGGGGCATATTCATTGAATTTATACAGCCCAAGCGGCAGTCAAAAATTAGATGCGGAAATCGTGGTCGACAAACCCACGCTTGAAAAAATCGGCCAACCCGCCAACACGAAAGTGTTGAGCGAAATTTCTCAACGTACCGGTGGCCAAAGCGGCGGCATCGCGGATTTGCAGAAATTAATCAGCGAAATTTCCGTGGTAGCTGAAAATGAGGAAAAGACCCGCCGTTTCCGTCTATGGAGTAACCCTTGGTGGGGTGGGGGCGTGTTATTACTGCTTGCAGTTTACTGGGTGTCACGTAAGATTTTAGGACTGATTTAGGGGATGTATGATGCACCCCCGAACTGGGAGGACAACATGAGCGAGAAGAGCCGATTCAATGTAGAACTGCCCGAGAGACTAAGGGGCAAGTTTAATTCACTCGAACGCAAACTTTGGTTTGTTGATACCCTCATCGCCGTGTGCGGCATCGCCTGCGGATTGGTCGTGGCATACCTTCTATTGTTTATGTCCGACCGATTCTGGGACACCCCCGCCGCATGGCGCCTCACCTTCACACTCGCGGGCGGAGCCGTTGCCCTTCACTACGCGTGGTTCTGGGCCAAGCATTGGATTCTCAATCGTCGCGACAACCGCGTGCTCGCCGCAATCGTCCAGCGTAAGCACCGTCGCATGGGTGATCGCCTTATGAGCGCGGTGGAGCTCACCAGTATCGATCAGCGCCCCGAAGATGTTTCCGAAGAACTCTGTCGCGCGGCGATCGAACAGATCGATCGTGAGTCAGAAAACATTTCCTTCAATAAAGCCGTTTCCACCCGTAAGTCGCGGATCGCCTTTGTGCTCACCGTGCTGGTGTTGGGCGTGCTCAGCCTCCCTATGCGTTTCACCGGTGACGCCAGCCAAAACGCGCTCCAGCGCGCCGTGCCCGGCAGCGGGGCAGAGCGCTACACGTTCGTGCAAAACGGCGACCTGCAAGTCAACGGCCGCGATCCTGAAAAGGGAACGAAAGGAACGTTTTATGTGCCTCGTGGTGAAATGCTTCAGTTCACTTCACAATTCGCATTTGCAGATCAACAAAACGGAACGCCATTCTGGGAAACACTCGGCGGCTGGTGGCAGCAAACCCATAACGCAGCTGAACGAATGGACCTCTACTTGGGGGAAAATAAAATTGGCACCGATTTTGCCAACACTTTTTCTAGTGTATTGCCTGACCCCTCCGAAGCCGTGCTGACCCACGGAAA
The sequence above is drawn from the Limisphaerales bacterium genome and encodes:
- a CDS encoding VWA domain-containing protein codes for the protein MDNVNLSDWTFQTLDTSGWVLPFCLLVMAVTVWVSWSNWRRRGGKSVAALESLRVVIMAMILFTLCRPEFISVTQSEDQPEVVILKDVSSSMTTRDVKLGQHDVITREEWLAEQIKTNFWKALEGKAIVHVQDFGMSATNAGTGIADGTDMSNALNLTRTRKNIKNLKAVFMLGDGDWNFGDPPQQAAMRLGAKKVPVYTLSVGSDRAQKDLVLESVNPPTFGLLGEQISIPFRVRSHLPVAVKTQVRLTSSRGAAVSIAKQITIPAFGQVHDSLVWAPHDLGDYTLTLTLPVWQSGLEKELLEDNNRQTFHLSVRTEKLNVLVVESYPRWEYRFLRNALMRDPGVELSVLLLHPELGPGTGPNYIGRFPDTREQLSRFDVVFLGDVGLGDKELTKEQCELLRGLVEHQGSGLVFLPGQRGRHHSMVDHPIGELMPVSLSPTNTEGHYIPSESHFKLTSTGRGHFLTMLKADEGMNEAIWKTLPGFFWCAPVERARPRSSVLATHSTKRNQYGYLPVLVTQPFGAGEVLFMGTDAAWRWRRGVEDLYHYRFWGQVVRWMAHKRKMAQGQGMRLTFSPENPKVGDEVFLQATMLDLSGGTTAPDVRARITAPDGSTSDLEFTAIEGGWGVFKTKMAVPQGGAYSLNLYSPSGSQKLDAEIVVDKPTLEKIGQPANTKVLSEISQRTGGQSGGIADLQKLISEISVVAENEEKTRRFRLWSNPWWGGGVLLLLAVYWVSRKILGLI